A window from Saprospiraceae bacterium encodes these proteins:
- a CDS encoding EamA family transporter codes for MVLPNKLRLKGSDFLAILALGIVSIVWGTTWVVSKEGVKYIPALQMAGLRQFLGGSLYLLYFIIRKYPLPEKKDLFPLLVLSILNFVFSNGLSTWGVKYISAGLGSIIGAIFPLWIVIIGILGDKTAPPNKAISGLIIGFAGICIIFYDHLEDFINPDFRFGIMLSLIATWTWAFGTIYTKRHAKVFNPYFGLGFQMTLSGIILSLVSMTDPAHTPIHEIPEVTWLAIFYLVIFGSLIGFICYLYALQHLPTEQTAIYAYINPIVALITGWIFLDEQLNPVIIGGCLVTLSGIYLVNSSFKSG; via the coding sequence ATTGTTTTACCAAATAAGTTAAGATTAAAAGGATCGGACTTTTTAGCAATCCTTGCTTTAGGTATAGTCAGTATCGTCTGGGGTACTACATGGGTTGTCTCAAAAGAAGGTGTCAAGTATATTCCGGCACTACAGATGGCCGGATTAAGACAATTTCTTGGTGGTAGTTTATATTTATTATACTTTATTATCCGAAAATATCCCTTACCAGAAAAAAAAGACCTGTTTCCGCTTCTTGTGCTTTCTATACTCAACTTTGTTTTTAGCAATGGCTTGAGTACCTGGGGAGTGAAATACATTTCTGCCGGCCTGGGTTCGATCATCGGAGCAATTTTTCCCCTTTGGATAGTCATTATTGGCATACTTGGAGATAAAACAGCACCTCCCAACAAAGCCATCTCGGGATTGATCATTGGGTTTGCAGGGATATGTATTATTTTTTACGATCATCTGGAAGATTTTATAAATCCGGATTTTCGTTTTGGTATCATGCTATCTCTTATTGCTACCTGGACATGGGCTTTCGGTACTATATACACCAAAAGACACGCCAAGGTATTCAATCCATATTTCGGTCTTGGCTTCCAGATGACACTTTCCGGTATCATACTATCACTTGTATCTATGACAGATCCTGCTCACACTCCGATACATGAAATTCCGGAAGTCACCTGGTTGGCTATATTTTACCTTGTCATTTTTGGTTCTCTGATAGGCTTTATATGTTATCTGTATGCTTTGCAGCATCTCCCAACTGAACAAACAGCCATCTATGCATATATCAATCCAATCGTGGCCCTCATCACCGGATGGATATTCCTGGATGAGCAACTAAATCCTGTCATCATAGGAGGATGTTTAGTGACACTTTCAGGCATTTATTTAGTCAATTCCAGCTTTAAATCCGGCTAA
- a CDS encoding SGNH/GDSL hydrolase family protein: MHYFSFANDSSFHNCCYLCHVDTFFEEKHPALKNIFFIILYLIGLHLPINAQDGYKIPDKVKKILFLGNSITYGGQYVAYIETMLTLHHSDVRYEFINAGLPSETVSGLSEKNHAGGKFERPDLHDRLSKVLMLTDPDLVIACYGMNDGIYLPFDDRRFKKFKSGIIRLHDQITKTGASIIFLTPPVYDVRKNVAYSNVLDLYSDWLISKRYTSKWDVVDLHWPIKKYLEDRRANESGFALTPDGIHPDDTGHWLMAREVLLYLGVKNVAQTDDISTLLPLYKNGQTIYQLISQKMNITKDAWLTAAGHKRPEMNKGIPLADAKKKAYEIELQIRDLLK; this comes from the coding sequence ATGCACTATTTTTCTTTTGCCAATGACTCATCGTTTCATAACTGTTGTTACCTTTGTCATGTTGATACATTTTTTGAAGAGAAACACCCTGCATTGAAAAATATATTCTTTATTATACTTTATTTGATCGGACTTCATTTACCAATAAATGCTCAGGATGGATATAAAATACCTGACAAGGTTAAAAAAATACTTTTTCTTGGCAATAGTATAACATATGGAGGTCAATATGTGGCTTACATTGAGACAATGCTGACATTACATCATTCAGATGTACGGTATGAATTTATCAACGCAGGTTTGCCAAGTGAAACTGTTTCCGGATTGTCAGAAAAAAACCATGCAGGTGGCAAGTTTGAGCGACCTGACTTACATGACCGACTGAGCAAAGTGTTGATGCTTACAGATCCGGATCTGGTGATAGCATGTTATGGTATGAATGATGGAATTTATTTGCCTTTTGATGATCGTCGATTTAAAAAATTCAAATCAGGTATCATCCGGCTGCACGATCAAATTACAAAAACCGGGGCTTCTATCATCTTTTTGACACCACCTGTGTATGATGTACGTAAGAATGTGGCTTACTCTAATGTACTCGATTTATACTCTGATTGGCTTATTAGCAAAAGATATACTTCCAAGTGGGATGTTGTCGATCTCCATTGGCCCATAAAAAAATATCTTGAAGATCGACGAGCTAATGAGTCTGGTTTTGCCCTGACACCGGATGGTATCCATCCTGATGATACAGGACACTGGCTTATGGCCAGGGAAGTTTTATTGTATCTGGGAGTAAAAAACGTAGCACAAACAGATGACATCAGTACTTTGCTGCCACTTTACAAAAATGGACAGACTATTTATCAACTTATTTCACAAAAGATGAACATAACCAAAGATGCATGGTTGACAGCCGCAGGACACAAAAGACCCGAAATGAACAAAGGTATCCCCCTCGCTGATGCCAAAAAAAAGGCATATGAAATAGAACTCCAGATCAGGGATTTGCTGAAATAA
- a CDS encoding C10 family peptidase translates to MDMDYGCDGSSASGSSIPQSFINAFGYSSASRTSYGSGSYQTVVANINAGKPVILEGCRTRSRNFPWLWYTYSNCHAWVCDGYRQSSNNCYGYLHFYMNWGWNGWGDGWFGFNDWSSPNGTYQYAQDFTHNINP, encoded by the coding sequence GTGGACATGGATTATGGCTGCGATGGTTCTAGTGCATCAGGAAGCAGTATACCACAATCATTCATAAATGCATTTGGATATAGCTCAGCAAGCAGAACAAGTTATGGATCAGGTAGTTACCAAACAGTAGTCGCCAATATTAATGCGGGTAAACCTGTGATTTTGGAAGGATGCAGAACTCGAAGTAGAAATTTCCCATGGCTTTGGTATACTTACTCCAACTGCCACGCATGGGTTTGCGATGGATATAGACAATCATCAAATAATTGTTACGGATATTTACACTTTTATATGAATTGGGGTTGGAATGGCTGGGGAGATGGTTGGTTTGGGTTCAATGATTGGAGTAGCCCTAATGGTACTTATCAATATGCACAAGACTTTACACATAATATTAATCCATAA
- a CDS encoding GIY-YIG nuclease family protein has protein sequence MKNKKLYAVVDIETTGGMARRDRITEIAIVLFDGEQIIDRFESLINPERSIPYEITRITGITDDMVEHAPKFYEIARKIVEMTEGAIFVAHNVRFDYSFLREEFSSLGFTFTRRQLCTVVLSRKSFPGLRSYSLGNLIRHFGITVENRHRAMDDAMATVDILSRALSNEEGKSRADRMISAGIRASHLPQDISYDRINQLPETAGVYYFYNTYGNVIYIGKSINIRKRIHQHFGNIDSKTDKFIAKVADMTYELTGSELIAMLLESHEIKMLQPEINKAQRSKDYPYFVHHYTDSQGYIRFGWDKSSVKSRKDKSILNHYSSKAGARGSLYGVTELMGLCSGLTGLYEPEGGCFYYQTGACSGACQQKEPSEEYNLRAELAVEKLKKSFDGNFFIITEGRDNEECGLVLIEDGHYLGFGFIPSGDIRLGVEELKESIKYLNPNPECNQIIMTWLERHEGAKVLKF, from the coding sequence ATGAAGAATAAAAAACTGTATGCTGTGGTGGATATCGAGACCACGGGTGGTATGGCTCGACGGGACAGAATTACCGAAATTGCAATTGTTTTATTTGACGGGGAGCAGATCATAGACAGATTTGAGTCTCTGATCAATCCGGAGCGATCCATTCCTTACGAAATCACAAGGATCACAGGCATTACAGATGATATGGTAGAGCATGCTCCGAAGTTTTATGAAATAGCGAGAAAGATCGTGGAGATGACCGAAGGAGCCATTTTTGTGGCCCACAATGTCAGATTTGATTACAGTTTTCTGAGAGAAGAGTTTTCTTCATTGGGATTTACCTTTACCAGAAGGCAGCTTTGTACAGTCGTGTTGAGCAGGAAATCATTTCCCGGGTTGAGATCTTATAGCTTGGGCAATCTCATCAGGCATTTTGGTATCACTGTCGAAAATCGCCACAGGGCCATGGATGATGCTATGGCCACGGTGGATATTTTGTCACGGGCACTTAGCAATGAAGAAGGTAAATCCCGGGCTGACAGGATGATTTCCGCAGGCATCAGGGCATCGCATCTTCCGCAGGACATTTCATATGACCGTATCAATCAATTGCCCGAAACAGCAGGTGTATATTATTTTTACAATACTTATGGCAATGTCATATATATTGGCAAAAGCATCAACATCAGGAAAAGGATTCATCAGCATTTCGGAAACATTGATTCCAAAACGGACAAATTTATAGCCAAAGTAGCCGACATGACTTATGAACTCACCGGATCAGAACTCATCGCCATGCTACTGGAGTCCCATGAAATAAAGATGTTGCAGCCCGAGATCAATAAAGCACAACGGAGCAAGGACTATCCTTATTTTGTCCATCATTACACTGACAGTCAGGGATATATCAGATTTGGGTGGGATAAATCGAGTGTAAAGTCCAGAAAGGATAAAAGTATATTAAACCACTATAGCTCTAAAGCGGGCGCCAGAGGCAGCCTTTACGGAGTTACGGAGTTGATGGGTTTGTGTTCGGGGCTGACAGGGCTGTATGAGCCTGAAGGTGGTTGTTTTTATTATCAGACTGGTGCCTGCAGTGGTGCCTGCCAGCAGAAAGAACCTTCTGAAGAATACAATCTAAGGGCCGAATTGGCTGTAGAAAAGCTAAAAAAGTCTTTTGATGGTAATTTTTTTATCATCACCGAAGGCAGAGACAACGAAGAGTGTGGATTGGTACTTATCGAAGATGGACATTATCTGGGTTTTGGCTTTATTCCTTCCGGAGACATTCGCCTCGGCGTAGAAGAACTCAAAGAGTCTATCAAATACCTGAACCCCAATCCTGAGTGCAATCAGATCATCATGACGTGGTTGGAGAGGCATGAAGGTGCAAAGGTGTTGAAGTTTTGA
- a CDS encoding LysM peptidoglycan-binding domain-containing protein, with product MKAEKIYAINKLNPTQPINDGRIVKIPFQQNLITQDKGKLSGKKTFVPVFYTAKKGDTAFKVCHQYFDLDLKVLLAINNKKESSIYSGEKLLIGWYMLPEIIKPSDKTKIKETRIKKTDPAPAVADELKKQNILIFKPDTLVSDKTNPAVKYYVSDVIGWWDKSSQAHDGYFALHNEAKSGSFIDIYNPMMKSHIKVKVIGKIPGDTYKDDVQIILSPAAVKDLRILDTRYMVNIKYEKATDKIDIGL from the coding sequence TTGAAAGCTGAAAAAATTTATGCAATCAATAAATTGAATCCCACTCAACCGATCAATGACGGCAGGATTGTAAAAATACCTTTTCAACAAAATTTGATCACACAAGACAAAGGTAAACTTTCCGGTAAAAAAACTTTTGTCCCTGTATTTTATACTGCTAAAAAAGGGGATACAGCATTTAAAGTGTGCCATCAATATTTTGATTTAGACCTGAAAGTTTTATTGGCCATCAATAATAAAAAAGAAAGTAGTATTTATTCGGGAGAAAAACTGCTGATAGGATGGTACATGCTTCCTGAAATAATAAAACCTTCAGACAAAACGAAGATCAAAGAGACTCGGATCAAAAAAACAGATCCTGCACCTGCAGTAGCAGATGAACTAAAAAAGCAGAATATTTTAATTTTTAAGCCCGACACTTTGGTGTCTGATAAAACAAATCCTGCAGTCAAATATTATGTATCCGATGTGATAGGGTGGTGGGATAAGTCATCACAAGCACATGATGGTTATTTTGCACTTCATAATGAAGCAAAATCGGGCTCTTTCATAGATATCTACAACCCCATGATGAAAAGCCACATCAAAGTTAAAGTCATTGGAAAAATTCCTGGAGATACATATAAAGATGATGTCCAGATCATCCTCAGCCCGGCAGCAGTAAAAGATCTGAGAATACTCGATACCCGATATATGGTCAATATCAAGTATGAGAAAGCCACTGATAAAATTGATATTGGACTTTAG
- the kdsB gene encoding 3-deoxy-manno-octulosonate cytidylyltransferase produces the protein MIPSRLGSTRLPEKPLADIMGRSLIMRVYDQASAARLAHEVIIATDHQKITDHVHEHHGRVIMTSPHHQSGTDRIAEVARSLDSNIIINLQGDEPLINPTQIDELIDKMIQQDISIGTQCSEILYEDELFDYNVVKVVRDIHDKVLYFSRQAIPADRDLPYREWFGKTKYYRHIGMYAFRREVLIQLTSLPQSTYEKAESLEQLRWMQHGYPIYCFETKHRSIGVDTQDDLDLVRDLVLKGMFR, from the coding sequence ATCATTCCTTCAAGACTAGGTTCGACCCGTCTTCCGGAAAAACCACTGGCCGATATCATGGGCCGGAGTCTGATCATGCGGGTCTACGATCAGGCATCAGCTGCAAGGCTTGCTCATGAAGTCATTATTGCTACTGATCATCAAAAAATTACAGATCATGTGCATGAGCATCATGGACGTGTGATCATGACTTCACCGCATCACCAGTCTGGTACTGACAGGATTGCTGAAGTAGCGCGGTCACTGGACAGCAATATCATCATCAACCTTCAGGGAGACGAACCACTGATCAATCCTACCCAAATAGATGAGCTGATTGATAAAATGATACAACAGGACATCTCTATCGGGACACAATGTTCAGAAATACTATATGAAGACGAACTATTTGATTATAATGTCGTCAAGGTAGTGAGGGATATACATGATAAAGTGCTCTATTTCAGCAGGCAAGCGATTCCGGCAGATCGCGATCTTCCATATCGGGAATGGTTTGGTAAAACAAAATACTACAGACACATAGGTATGTATGCATTCAGAAGAGAAGTATTGATTCAATTGACATCATTGCCGCAGTCTACATATGAAAAAGCAGAATCTCTTGAGCAACTCAGGTGGATGCAGCATGGATATCCTATATATTGTTTTGAAACCAAACACAGATCAATTGGTGTTGATACTCAGGATGACCTGGACCTTGTCCGGGATTTGGTGCTTAAAGGAATGTTCCGTTAA
- a CDS encoding cytidine deaminase — protein sequence MKIVDNQFQFKIYDSMDELAEADRELMLMAIRQLEFAYAPYSRFHVGAAVRLNDGSIYEGSNQENASYPLCMCGERVALYNAAVYKPAQPVESLAITIKNQNMTIDKPVSPCGACRQVISEFEFRHQQPIRILLKSDSPEIYEVRSVEDLLPLGFNGTFL from the coding sequence ATGAAAATAGTAGATAATCAGTTTCAATTTAAGATTTACGATTCAATGGATGAATTGGCTGAAGCTGACCGGGAGTTAATGTTAATGGCAATCAGACAGCTTGAATTTGCGTATGCCCCATATTCCAGATTTCATGTCGGCGCAGCAGTCAGATTGAATGACGGGAGTATCTATGAAGGTTCCAATCAGGAGAATGCTTCATACCCACTTTGTATGTGTGGAGAAAGAGTAGCACTGTACAATGCTGCTGTGTATAAACCCGCTCAACCGGTCGAATCACTGGCCATTACAATTAAAAATCAGAATATGACGATCGACAAACCTGTATCACCATGCGGCGCTTGCAGACAAGTGATTTCAGAATTTGAATTCCGACACCAACAACCCATAAGAATTTTGCTAAAGTCAGACAGCCCTGAGATATATGAGGTAAGATCTGTAGAAGATCTGCTGCCTTTGGGTTTTAACGGAACATTCCTTTAA
- a CDS encoding L-serine ammonia-lyase, iron-sulfur-dependent, subunit alpha: MSTYPSIFNDVIGPVMRGPSSSHCAASLRIARLCRDLMDESIQDILIEFDPEGSLATTHKSQGSDMGLFGGFLGWEAHDERLPDSEKYISESGINVVINIVDIGNGHPNLYKVTLSNAKETRVITAISTGGGMIEVIVIDGVQVSMAGDYFETLIYCDHAEDIITFLKASISYDDISYRKGDISFVEIKSQSFLHPGLINEISLMKGVQYIKQLNPVLPVMARKNLKVPFTTCEQMMDYNSDKNLPLWQLAIDYEKARGNITADEVFEKMRTIVRIMKQAVQTGLAGTHYDDRILGSQSPNFNMRYKEGKLAGGDLINRIVMYVTAIMEVKSSMGVIVAAPTAGSCGALPGALIAVADSLQLPEDELVKAMLSAGLIGVFIAAHATFAAEVGGCMAETGSGGGMAAAAIVQMQGGTFTQCIAASSLALQNSLGIICDPIGNRVEAPCLGRNVMAASNALTCANMALANYEHLVPLDQVIDTMKAVGDQIHHTLRCTNLGGLCVTPAAKAIEVKLAEMEVSFFKSC; the protein is encoded by the coding sequence ATGAGCACTTATCCAAGTATTTTCAATGATGTCATAGGTCCTGTCATGAGAGGTCCTTCCAGTTCCCATTGTGCAGCTTCTTTGCGTATAGCCCGTTTATGCAGAGATCTGATGGATGAAAGTATTCAGGACATACTCATTGAGTTTGACCCTGAAGGCTCTCTGGCTACAACCCATAAGAGTCAGGGATCAGACATGGGGTTGTTTGGAGGATTTCTTGGTTGGGAAGCGCATGATGAGAGACTGCCTGATTCTGAAAAATATATCAGCGAAAGTGGAATTAATGTTGTTATAAATATTGTAGATATAGGAAATGGCCATCCTAATTTATACAAAGTTACATTGTCCAATGCAAAAGAAACAAGAGTAATAACTGCCATATCTACTGGAGGCGGCATGATAGAAGTTATTGTTATAGACGGTGTGCAGGTCTCTATGGCAGGTGATTATTTCGAGACACTCATTTATTGTGACCATGCTGAAGATATCATAACATTTTTAAAAGCATCCATTTCGTATGATGATATTTCATACCGAAAGGGTGACATATCGTTTGTTGAAATAAAGTCTCAGTCATTTCTTCATCCCGGGCTAATAAACGAAATCAGCCTGATGAAAGGAGTTCAATACATCAAACAATTGAATCCTGTTTTACCGGTGATGGCCAGGAAAAACCTGAAGGTACCCTTTACCACTTGTGAGCAGATGATGGATTATAACAGTGATAAAAATTTACCTCTCTGGCAGTTGGCTATAGACTATGAAAAAGCAAGGGGAAACATCACGGCAGATGAAGTATTTGAAAAAATGAGAACTATTGTGCGCATAATGAAACAAGCAGTACAAACTGGCTTGGCGGGGACTCATTATGATGATCGTATACTTGGCAGCCAATCACCAAATTTTAATATGAGATACAAAGAAGGTAAGCTGGCCGGAGGAGATCTGATCAATCGAATTGTCATGTATGTAACAGCTATTATGGAAGTAAAAAGTAGTATGGGTGTGATTGTAGCGGCTCCCACTGCCGGTAGTTGCGGTGCTTTGCCAGGCGCGCTCATTGCTGTGGCAGATTCCCTTCAGTTGCCGGAAGATGAATTGGTAAAAGCCATGCTCTCCGCCGGATTGATAGGTGTATTTATTGCAGCTCATGCTACTTTTGCTGCCGAAGTAGGCGGATGTATGGCAGAAACAGGTTCCGGAGGTGGTATGGCAGCAGCTGCTATTGTGCAGATGCAAGGCGGTACTTTTACCCAATGCATAGCAGCATCTTCATTAGCGCTTCAAAATTCTTTGGGTATAATATGTGATCCCATTGGAAATCGGGTCGAAGCCCCTTGTCTTGGAAGAAATGTCATGGCAGCTTCCAATGCCTTGACATGTGCAAATATGGCACTTGCCAATTATGAACATTTGGTGCCTTTAGATCAGGTGATTGATACAATGAAGGCTGTCGGTGATCAAATCCACCATACTTTGAGATGCACCAATCTCGGTGGTTTATGTGTTACACCCGCTGCCAAAGCCATAGAAGTGAAACTGGCAGAAATGGAGGTGAGTTTTTTTAAGAGTTGTTAA
- a CDS encoding S9 family peptidase — translation MTYFKFVITAFFVSTGLFGACIIAQNKNLTLEDIYTNGLYRAKGIGQLRWMKDNKSYSTLEFNPATKGTDIVSYDVTNGIRSVLVNAKQLLPNTSATQPLSIDDYAWSGDNNQLLIFTNTRKVWRYNTRGDYWVLNLNTGKLRQLGRGLEEATLMFAKFSPDGGRVAYVSKMNIYVEDIATGKITQLTKDGGGNIINGTFDWVYEEELDCRDGFRWSPDGKNIAYWQSDTKGVGTFYMINNVDSNYSVPIPLPYPKVGTTNSAVKVGVIPAVGGKTKWFKVPGDPRNNYLARMDYIPDSDEVMIQQLNRLQNTNSVWVGDTKTMDLKNILTDKDDAFLDVHDNTVWLDKTSSFTWTSEKDGWLHLYKVSRNGQKIQLITKGNFDVVNINCIDPEGGYVYYIASPENFTQRYLYRSRLDGSGEAEKVSPSSMLGQHTYQISGDARYAIHSFENSTTPRRISLINLTTHTEIKLLEDNAGLKSRIDGLKLRNKEFFKVDLGDVVLDAWMIKPKSFDVQKKYPVIFHVYGEPAGSTVQDNWGTGDNLWHQYLSNELNTIIISIDNRGTRVPRGREFRKCIYRQIGLLAADDQAASAKKIMAMFPFIDGSRTGIWGWSGGGQMSLHCIFRHGDVFKNAIAIAFVAHQTLYDNIYQERYMGLPKDNVDGYREGSPITHVKKLNGNLLIMHGTADDNVHYQNFEMLVNELIKHNKLFSMMSYPMRDHGINQRANTTLHLRRTMEQYWKNNL, via the coding sequence ATGACATATTTTAAATTTGTAATTACTGCTTTTTTTGTATCTACAGGTTTATTTGGCGCCTGTATCATTGCCCAAAATAAAAATCTTACCTTAGAAGATATTTATACAAATGGGCTGTACCGTGCAAAAGGCATAGGACAACTTCGCTGGATGAAAGATAACAAAAGCTATTCAACACTTGAATTTAATCCTGCCACCAAAGGAACTGATATTGTTAGTTATGATGTAACTAACGGAATAAGATCAGTTTTAGTGAATGCAAAACAATTACTTCCAAATACAAGTGCAACTCAACCCTTGAGCATTGATGATTACGCCTGGTCAGGAGATAATAATCAATTGTTGATATTTACCAACACCCGCAAAGTTTGGCGGTATAATACAAGGGGTGATTATTGGGTATTGAACCTCAATACTGGAAAATTAAGACAACTTGGGAGAGGACTGGAAGAAGCCACACTGATGTTTGCCAAATTCTCTCCGGATGGCGGAAGGGTGGCTTACGTAAGCAAGATGAATATTTATGTAGAAGATATTGCAACCGGAAAAATTACTCAACTGACAAAAGATGGTGGCGGCAACATAATAAATGGCACATTTGACTGGGTTTATGAGGAAGAGTTGGATTGCAGAGATGGTTTTCGCTGGAGCCCCGACGGGAAAAATATTGCGTACTGGCAATCGGATACAAAAGGAGTAGGTACTTTTTACATGATCAATAATGTAGATTCTAATTATTCAGTTCCGATTCCATTACCTTATCCCAAAGTGGGGACTACCAATTCAGCAGTGAAGGTGGGTGTGATCCCAGCGGTCGGAGGAAAAACAAAATGGTTTAAAGTGCCTGGTGATCCACGAAATAATTATCTGGCCCGGATGGATTACATTCCCGATTCTGATGAAGTGATGATACAACAACTCAACCGTTTGCAGAATACCAACTCAGTTTGGGTTGGTGATACAAAAACTATGGATTTAAAAAACATTCTGACTGACAAAGATGATGCTTTTTTGGATGTTCATGATAATACAGTGTGGCTGGATAAAACCTCATCATTTACCTGGACAAGTGAAAAGGATGGTTGGTTACATTTGTATAAAGTATCGAGAAACGGACAAAAAATACAGCTCATCACAAAAGGAAATTTTGATGTGGTAAACATCAACTGCATAGATCCTGAAGGAGGATATGTTTATTATATTGCTTCCCCGGAAAATTTTACACAGCGGTACCTTTATCGCAGCCGTTTGGATGGCAGCGGAGAGGCAGAAAAAGTGTCTCCTTCAAGCATGCTTGGCCAGCATACTTACCAGATTTCCGGCGATGCAAGATATGCAATACATAGTTTTGAAAATTCCACAACACCGCGACGCATTTCACTTATCAATCTTACCACTCATACTGAAATAAAATTACTTGAAGACAATGCCGGTTTAAAAAGTAGAATTGATGGATTGAAATTACGGAATAAAGAATTTTTTAAAGTGGATTTAGGTGACGTAGTACTGGATGCATGGATGATAAAACCAAAGAGTTTTGATGTCCAAAAAAAATATCCGGTCATTTTTCATGTATATGGAGAGCCGGCAGGATCCACCGTACAGGACAACTGGGGCACGGGTGATAATCTCTGGCATCAGTATCTTTCCAACGAATTGAATACGATTATCATCAGTATAGATAATCGTGGAACTCGGGTGCCAAGAGGTCGGGAATTCAGAAAATGTATTTACCGGCAGATAGGACTGCTTGCTGCAGATGACCAGGCAGCTTCAGCCAAAAAAATAATGGCGATGTTTCCCTTTATTGATGGTAGTCGTACCGGCATCTGGGGCTGGAGTGGAGGTGGTCAGATGTCCCTGCATTGTATTTTCAGACATGGCGATGTATTTAAAAATGCTATTGCCATTGCATTTGTTGCTCATCAAACCCTCTATGACAATATATATCAGGAAAGATACATGGGATTACCTAAAGACAATGTGGATGGTTACAGGGAGGGCTCGCCCATCACACATGTAAAAAAACTAAATGGCAATCTCTTGATTATGCATGGTACAGCAGATGATAATGTGCATTATCAAAATTTTGAAATGCTCGTAAATGAATTGATAAAACATAATAAATTATTCAGCATGATGTCTTACCCTATGAGAGACCATGGTATCAATCAGAGAGCAAATACAACACTTCACTTAAGAAGAACTATGGAACAGTATTGGAAAAACAATTTATAA